From Brassica oleracea var. oleracea cultivar TO1000 chromosome C3, BOL, whole genome shotgun sequence, a single genomic window includes:
- the LOC106329490 gene encoding uncharacterized protein LOC106329490, with protein MASQKHLKDLLEEDQEPFQLQSYISDRRRQITHLQVKKSRPVSQNAGLPSRFCRNACFFSQRESPDPKKSPLFEPKSPNRSQNAIFVNIPARTASMLLEAAVRIQKQSSEGSKTKTRNVGNAFGIFGSVLKKLTHRKKREISGGGVSSVKDMLRWESPAVRKIVTKRKGEKENCCQTQKNASEKQFSRRSSSSGVWSESVTNGERSWECDFEPSISSSSGSDGVDELACGLMNGSDLSEDKRFCESPFHFVLQTTLPSPRGFRTPNFTSPAASPRHDCPEMKKDSYEVEKLKKQEVEEEEEDKEQSSPVSVLDPPFEDDDEDIHMDDNNITSSFRSVQKAKHLLLQKLCRFEQLAGLDPLELEETMYDQVTEEDSEEEEMINHYQREIITQTVLKTYFEDMAKVPEGIEALISDLVAEELQNNSLLQDGEAQVSKRVCERLRSWRDVESNTIDMMVEHDFRTERLGSWRSKNDAQVAEAVVEIEFEIFEDLVEELSQDIGGN; from the exons ATGGCGTCACAGAAACACTTAAAGGATCTTCTTGAAGAAGATCAAGAACCGTTTCAACTTCAAAGTTACATTTCCGACCGACGTCGCCAAATAACGCATTTACAGGTCAAGAAAAGCAGACCAGTCTCTCAAAACGCTGGACTTCCTTCACGTTTCTGCCGCAACGCTTGTTTTTTCTCCCAACGTGAATCGCCTGACCCGAAGAAGTCTCCACTCTTCGAACCCAAGTCGCCTAACCGGAGCCAAAACGCTATTTTTGTCAACATACCGGCGAGAACCGCTTCTATGCTACTAGAAGCTGCGGTTAGGATACAGAAACAATCGTCTGAGGGGTCAAAAACGAAGACGCGGAACGTAGGAAACGCGTTTGGGATATTTGGGTCAGTGTTAAAGAAGCTAACGCACCGGAAGAAACGCGAAATCAGCGGCGGTGGAGTTTCTTCGGTTAAGGATATGTTGAGATGGGAATCTCCAGCTGTTCGTAAAATAGTCACTAAACGCAAAGGAGAAAAAGAAAACTGCTGCCAAACGCAGAAAAACGCGTCTGAGAAGCAGTTTTCACGTAGGTCTAGTAGTAGTGGTGTTTGGTCAGAGAGTGTTACAAACGGAGAGAGATCTTGGGAGTGCGATTTCGAACCGTCGATTAGCTCAAGCAGCGGATCTGACGGTGTAGATGAGTTAGCGTGTGGGTTGATGAACGGTTCAGATTTGTCGGAGGATAAACGCTTTTGTGAAAGCCCGTTTCATTTTGTTCTCCAAACAACATTGCCTTCTCCCAGGGGTTTCAGAACGCCGAATTTCACGTCGCCTGCGGCTTCTCCACGCCACGATTGTCCAGAG ATGAAGAAAGATAGTTATGAAGTAGAGAAGCTAAAGAAACAAGAAGTAGAGGAGGAAGAAGAAGATAAGGAACAGAGCAGCCCAGTTTCAGTTTTGGACCCTCCATTTGAGGACGATGACGAAGACATCCACATGGATGACAATAACATCACTTCCAGCTTCAGATCTGTACAAA AAGCAAAGCATCTGCTTCTACAGAAGCTTTGTAGATTTGAGCAACTCGCGGGTTTGGATCCCTTGGAACTCGAGGAAACAATGTATGACCAAGTGACCGAGGAGGATAGCGAAGAAGAAGAGATGATAAATCATTATCAGCGTGAGATAATAACTCAGACAGTTCTCAAAACGTATTTTGAAGACATGGCAAAAGTTCCCGAAGGCATAGAAGCATTGATCTCAGACCTTGTAGCAGAGGAATTACAAAACAACAGCTTGTTGCAAGACGGTGAAGCTCAAGTATCCAAAAGGGTATGCGAGAGACTGAGATCTTGGAGAGATGTGGAGTCAAACACTATCGATATGATGGTAGAGCATGATTTCAGAACAGAGAGGTTGGGATCATGGAGATCAAAGAACGATGCACAAGTGGCAGAGGCGGTTGTGGAGATCGAGTTTGAGATTTTTGAGGATTTGGTTGAAGAACTATCACAAGACATTGGTGGAAATTGA
- the LOC106329603 gene encoding uncharacterized protein LOC106329603: MNNLYCSLFIIALCVGLSNAVVKMKNSVHFMNSLGGNNVLKIHCISDEDDLGYHLLKPGEIYEFSFYDSVMGTRINCDVAQGIEFRFHAKFMAYKGGGLIGHYGKMNFWFCRDDGIYFTHGKDDPKLEYKWVPTMPLTWHRLLTDMNLSLNKLL; the protein is encoded by the coding sequence ATGAATAACCTCTATTGTTCTCTGTTTATCATTGCATTGTGCGTAGGATTGAGTAACGCCGTGGTCAAAATGAAAAATTCGGTACATTTTATGAACTCTCTTGGTGGAAACAACGTTCTTAAAATTCATTGTATATCAGACGAAGACGATCTAGGCTACCACCTTTTGAAGCCAGGAGAAATCTACGAGTTTAGTTTTTATGACAGTGTCATGGGAACCAGGATCAATTGTGATGTAGCGCAGGGAATTGAATTCAGATTTCATGCAAAGTTCATGGCATATAAAGGTGGTGGTCTCATAGGTCATTATGGTAAGATGAATTTTTGGTTTTGTAGAGATGATGGGATTTACTTTACCCATGGTAAGGACGATCCAAAGTTAGAGTATAAGTGGGTACCTACAATGCCCTTGACATGGCATCGTCTCCTTACTGATATGAATCTTTCTCTCAATAAATTATTGTGA
- the LOC106334344 gene encoding polyadenylate-binding protein 7: MSNQDRHGSSPPSKFTSLYLENLDPQVSDEALIQMFSGFGKIIRSIRAKDFRGESRGFAFIEFESSDSAEQAFEHMNGRLIGQKILCVERTPKVSEGEYI; this comes from the exons ATGAGCAACCAGGATCGTCACGGATCTTCTCCTCCAAGCAAGTTCACGAGTTTGTATTTAGAAAATCTCGATCCACAAGTCTCTGATGAGGCGTTGATTCAGATGTTCTCGGGTTTCGGAAAGATTATAAGATCGATTCGAGCAAAGGATTTCAGAGGAGAGTCGCGAGGATTTGCTTTCATTGAGTTTGAAAGCAGTGATAGCGCTGAACAAGCCTTTGAACACATGAACGGAAGGTTAATAG GTCAGAAGATTCTATGCGTTGAGAGGACGCCGAAGGTCAGCGAAGGTGAATACATATAA
- the LOC106329602 gene encoding uncharacterized protein LOC106329602 → MNNLYSSLFLIALCLGLSNAVVKMKNSVHFINSLAGNNVLKIHCLSDEDDLGYHLLKSGEVYDFSFYDSIFGTRINCDLAQGIEFRFHAKFMAYKGGGLILHYGKKNFWFCRDDGIYFTHGKDDPKLEYKWVPTMPLT, encoded by the coding sequence ATGAATAACCTCTATAGTTCTCTGTTTCTCATTGCATTGTGCCTAGGATTGAGTAACGCCGTGGTCAAAATGAAAAATTCGGTACATTTTATAAACTCTCTTGCTGGAAACAACGTTCTTAAAATTCATTGTTTATCAGACGAAGACGATCTAGGCTACCACCTTTTGAAGTCTGGAGAAGTCTACGATTTCAGTTTTTATGACAGTATCTTCGGAACTAGGATAAATTGTGATTTAGCGCAGGGAATTGAATTCAGATTTCATGCAAAGTTCATGGCATATAAAGGTGGTGGTCTCATACTTCATTATGGTAAGAAGAATTTTTGGTTTTGTAGAGATGATGGGATTTACTTTACCCATGGTAAGGACGATCCAAAGTTAGAGTATAAGTGGGTACCTACAATGCCCTTGACATGA
- the LOC106335273 gene encoding GDSL esterase/lipase At5g03610, translating into MDSLIKLFVCFYVFLFTSLLFAEINGVEGSDKNHRLYGFRPTKLFVFGDSYADTGNIKKSLSSSWKFPYGITFPGKPAGRFSDGRVATDFLAKFVGIKSPIPYFWKSYAGKKRLQHGMNFAYGGTGVFNTQVPLPNMTTQIDFFKNILTAGDIYIPSNLISSVALVSVAGNDYSTFISQNRPASDFPAFIKQVVDQTEVNLRQIHALGVKKVAVPLLQPLGCLPGITFASSFQRCNETQNALVRLHNSLLQQAVIKLNNEAKRSTFITLDLYNAFLTVFNNKGANPGSTTFQSPLKPCCVGVSSEYNCGSVDEKGVKKYMICDDPKSAFFWDGSHPTEEGWRSVYSVLHQSLTASLMKA; encoded by the exons ATGGACTCTTTGATCAAGCTCTTCGTATGCTTCTATGTATTTCTATTCACGTCTCTTCTCTTTG CGGAAATTAATGGAGTTGAAGGCTCCGACAAGAACCATCGCTTGTACGGATTCAGACCAACGAAGCTGTTTGTTTTCGGAGATTCTTATGCAGATACAGGGAACATTAAGAAGTCTCTCTCTAGTTCTTGGAAATTTCCTTATGGTATCACTTTCCCCGGTAAGCCCGCTGGTCGTTTTTCTGATGGCCGCGTCGCCACTGATTTTCTAG CAAAATTCGTGGGGATTAAATCACCAATCCCATACTTCTGGAAAAGTTACGCGGGAAAGAAACGGCTACAGCACGGAATGAACTTTGCGTACGGAGGAACAGGAGTGTTCAACACTCAAGTTCCATTGCCCAACATGACCACTCAAATCGATTTCTTCAAGAACATTCTCACCGCCGGCGACATCTACATTCCCTCCAACCTTATCTCCTCCGTCGCTCTCGTCAGCGTCGCCGGTAACGACTATTCCACTTTCATCTCCCAAAACCGCCCTGCCTCG GACTTTCCAGCATTCATAAAGCAAGTGGTGGATCAAACAGAAGTGAATCTTAGGCAGATCCACGCCTTGGGAGTAAAGAAAGTAGCAGTACCGTTGCTGCAGCCTCTCGGTTGCCTCCCTGGCATCACCTTTGCCTCCTCGTTCCAGCGTTGTAACGAGACACAAAACGCTTTAGTGAGACTACACAACAGCTTGTTGCAACAAGCCGTGATAAAGCTCAATAACGAAGCCAAACGGTCCACTTTCATCACTCTTGATCTCTACAACGCTTTCTTGACCGTCTTCAACAACAAAGGAGCAAATCCAG GGAGTACGACGTTTCAGAGTCCGTTGAAACCGTGCTGCGTAGGCGTGAGCAGTGAGTATAACTGTGGAAGTGTGGATGAGAAGGGAGTGAAGAAGTATATGATATGTGATGATCCCAAGTCTGCCTTCTTTTGGGATGGAAGTCACCCTACAGAAGAAGGATGGAGATCGGTTTACTCGGTTTTACACCAGAGTCTTACAGCGTCTCTCATGAAAGCGTGA
- the LOC106332924 gene encoding solute carrier family 40 member 2 encodes MEETETRVFLSSEQHQEEEEPLLPRSMVISLYLGYFLARWGARTWEFSVALYMIYLWPNSLFLTAMYGAVESGSTAIFGPIVGQMIDGMSYVKVLRLWLVTQNLSFIVAGGSVIALLLVPDLKSQNFPVFATLVVLTNLSGAIGVLSTLAGTILIERDWVVVMSEGHSPAVLTRMNSVIRGIDLSSKLLSPVITGLIISFVSLEASAVTFAAWATITVWIEYWLFISVYNGVPAILQSDERRSLRLSSQTDTASQYYVPLLTDENTQSRSGNMRIIERISESSFVNAWRNYLNQDIVLPGVALALLFFTVLSFGTLMTATLEWKGIPTYIIGIGRGISAGVGLTATVVYPLLLFRLSPLRTGLWSFWSQWTCLLVCVGSIWVEKEKIASYMLMAGVAASRLGLWMFDLAVIQQMQDLVPESDRCVVGGVQNSLQAALDLMANLLGIIVSNPKDFWILTLISFATVSLAGVLYTVHLYRIRKHIFHLEKIPLLNNFFIRNYST; translated from the exons ATGGAGGAGACAGAAACTAGGGTTTTCCTATCAAGCGAACAACATCAAGAAGAAGAAGAGCCACTGTTACCACGTTCCATGGTGATCTCTCTCTATCTCGGCTATTTTCTTGCTCGATGGGGTGCCAG AACTTGGGAATTCTCTGTTGCTCTTTACATGATTTACCTCTGGCCAAACTCTCTGTTCCTCACTGCCATGTACGGTGCTGTAGAATCAGGCTCTACCGCCATTTTCGGTCCCATTGTAGGCCAAATGATAGATGGAATGAGCTACGTTAAAGTCCTTAGACTCTGGCTTGTTACTCAAAACCTCTCCTTCATTGTTGCTGGTGGTTCAGTCATTGCTTTGCTTCTAGTTCCTGATCTCAAGTCTCAAAACTTTCCGGTTTTCGCAACACTAGTCGTGTTGACAAACCTTTCTGGTGCCATTGGTGTACTCTCGACTCTTGCAGGCACCATTTTGATCGAACGAGACTG GGTTGTGGTTATGTCGGAAGGTCATTCACCGGCTGTTTTAACAAGAATGAATTCTGTTATTAGAGGAATTGACTTGAGCTCAAAGCTACTGTCTCCGGTTATCACCGGTTTGATCATTAGCTTTGTCTCTCTAGAAGCATCAGCGGTCACGTTTGCGGCTTGGGCTACTATAACCGTGTGGATCGAATATTGGCTCTTTATATCTGTATATAACGGTGTTCCTGCGATATTACAAAGCGATGAGAGAAGGAGTTTAAGGTTGTCGTCTCAAACAGATACTGCATCTCAGTATTATGTTCCTCTTTTAACCGATGAGAACACACAAAGTAGAAGTGGAAACATGAGGATTATTGAGAGAATCTCTGAGTCTTCTTTTGTTAATGCGTGGAGGAATTATCTTAATCAAGATATTGTGCTTCCTGGAGTTGCTTTAGCTCTATTGTTCTTCACTGTCCTCAG CTTTGGAACATTGATGACGGCAACGTTGGAGTGGAAAGGAATACCTACTTATATCATTGGTATAGGCAGAGGAATCAGCGCTGGTGTTGGACTAACTGCTACAGTCGTGTACCCTCTCTTGCTGTTCCGTCTCTCACCACTCAGAACTGGACTCTGGTCCTTCTGGTCTCAG TGGACCTGTCTTTTGGTCTGTGTTGGATCGATTTGGGTTGAAAAGGAGAAAATAGCATCATACATGCTCATGGCTGGAGTTGCTGCTTCTAGGCTTGGCCTGTGGATGTTCGATCTAGCAGTAATCCAACAAATGCAG GATCTTGTCCCGGAATCGGACCGTTGTGTGGTTGGTGGTGTACAGAACTCGTTGCAAGCGGCTCTCGACTTGATGGCTAATCTTTTAGGTATCATTGTATCTAATCCTAAG GACTTCTGGATATTGACGTTGATCTCATTTGCTACGGTTTCGCTAGCCGGAGTTCTCTATACAGTTCATCTCTACCGTATCCGAAAACATATATTTCACTTGGAGAAGATTCCACTATTGAACAACTTTTTCATTCGTAATTATTCAACTTAA
- the LOC106335271 gene encoding probable monodehydroascorbate reductase, cytoplasmic isoform 4 — translation MAEEKSFKYVIVGGGVAAGYAAREFSKQGLKPGELAIISREPVPPYERPALSKGYINLENKASLPNFYVCAGSGGEKQFPQWYKDNGIELLLETEIVKADLASKTLVSGTGQVFKYQTLIAATGSSVTRLSDFGVEGADAKNIFYLRELLDADELVTAMNVKANGKAVVVGGGYIGLELSSALKVNNMEVTMVYPEPWCMPRLFTAGIASFYEGFYANKGINIVKGTVAAGFSTNSDGEVTEVILKDGRTLEADIVIVGVGARPIISLFKGQVDEEKGGLKTDAFFRTSVPDVYAVGDIATFPMKLYNDMRRVEHVDHARKSAEQAVKAIKAAEEGNSIPEYDYLPYFYSRAFNLSWQFYGDNVGETVLFGDNDPTSAKPKFGSFWIKDGKLIGAFLEGGSPDENKAIAKAAREQPVVESVEVLAKEGLSFVSNI, via the exons ATGGCGGAAGAGAAGAGCTTCAAGTACGTGATCGTCGGAGGCGGTGTCGCCGCC GGATACGCGGCGAGAGAGTTCTCTAAGCAAGGTCTCAAGCCTGGTGAACTTGCTATCATCTCCAGGGAACCG GTGCCTCCATATGAGCGTCCTGCACTCAGCAAGGGATATATCAATCTCGAGA ATAAAGCTTCACTTCCAAATTTCTATGTCTGTGCTGGAAGTGGGGGAGAGAAACAGTTCCCTCAATGGTACAAAGACAATG GGATTGAGCTGCTTCTGGAGACAGAGATTGTCAAAGCAGATCTTGCTTCAAAGACTCTCGTCAGTGGCACTGGACAAGTCTTCAAGTACCAAACTTTGATAGCTGCTACTGGCTCTTCT GTCACAAGGCTGTCTGATTTTGGCGTGGAAGGTGCAGATGCTAAGAATATATTCTACCTAAGAGAGCTTCTGGACGCTGATGAGCTCGTGACTGCAATGAACGTAAAGGCAAACGGCAAAGCTGTGGTTGTTGGTGGCGGTTACATCGGTCTTGAACTCAGTTCTGCTCTCAAGGTTAACAACATGGAAGTTACCATGGTTTATCCAGAGCCTTGGTGCA TGCCTCGGCTTTTCACCGCCGGCATTGCTTCCTTCTACGAGGGTTTCTACGCCAACAAAGGAATCAACATTGTTAAGGGCACCGTTGCAGCTGGTTTCAGCACCAACTCAGATGGAGAG GTCACTGAGGTGATATTGAAAGACGGAAGAACGTTAGAAGCTGATATAGTGATCGTAGGTGTTGGTGCTAGACCTATTATCTCACTCTTCAAAGGTCAAGTTGATGAAGAGAAGGGTGGACTCAAG ACTGATGCATTCTTCAGAACGAGCGTTCCAGATGTATACGCCGTTGGTGACATAGCCACCTTCCCGATGAAACTCTACAACGATATGAGACGCGTTGAACACGTGGACCATGCTCGCAAGTCGGCTGAACAAGCCGTTAAGGCGATCAAGGCTGCAGAGGAAGGGAACTCGATTCCAGAATATGACTATCTTCCGTACTTCTACTCTCGAGCCTTTAACCTCTCGTGGCAATTCTATGGTGACAATGTTGGAGAGACCGTGTTGTTTGGAGACAATGATCCAACATCTGCTAAACCGAAGTTTGGGAGCTTCTGGATTAAAGATGGGAAGTTGATAGGAGCGTTTCTAGAAGGAGGAAGTCCTGATGAGAACAAGGCGATTGCTAAGGCTGCAAGAGAACAACCTGTAGTTGAGAGCGTTGAGGTGTTGGCCAAGGAAGGACTTTCCTTCGTCAGCAACATATAA